A genomic region of Raphanus sativus cultivar WK10039 chromosome 6, ASM80110v3, whole genome shotgun sequence contains the following coding sequences:
- the LOC108808046 gene encoding uncharacterized protein LOC108808046, with amino-acid sequence MASLEMVSTKMFECVPSDRSKKEKDLKVLVRDQSDIFHVFPVDDSGSKQDGKEVLECSSRTSVSETEESPQTLSYPETNSNPFYNLVETENSSRNEIIMGASSLVQIWEARSRPSSPTRNHFLIDSLFFESISDEARNNGEEVDNISDSCEKERDSRCLPPLVRIRGRQAFEDFLMMILRERKTYLKWITGLTLVSKFSPRGCERLQYMLRIRSFERCTAIRERHLFKSAKRSSRGSGLMNLRYNTNIASEATTSEDTSNKNGLKKHESESKATEEGEGSGETSEEGIVMGSVETNNTLSTAEKVNLWDSEERSNMRITMGKAKSEGEAARSGIDVEVTEVINIDTNGYRVNPQDVTSMISLEKRKEEENASGVSSESHTDEMFSKDDEETSKDKKQEASETLCLILESPRFLNGWVENDMVGENEYEDYSGESVNYDWVSHISRPRSYWDDLRKERELEIIKKLSKKDDIFQKLINERTVFSFLTSDFRKEIEKILISRPQKGLEVKGNHVDGEASEECSAEHLEKLKESETENVDLESVVVYDGFSQDSAKSTMKTWSFEDHKPYPNDHENTSSMIYDLREEIKKMQREMLELKGYVKSCFDFQKFRSASASDSLQGNCSVCFEKPIDSLLYRCGHMCTCLKCGHELLWSTKKCPICMAPIIDVVRAFLDS; translated from the exons ATGGCGTCTTTAGAAATGGTTTCGACAAAGATGTTCGAATGTGTCCCGAGTGATCGCAGCAAGAAAGAAAAGGATCTCAAAGTTTTAGTCAGAGATCAATCCGATATTTTTCATGTCTTTCCTGTGGATGATTCCGGAAGTAAACAAGATGGGAAAGAGGTTCTTGAATGTTCTTCAAGAACCTCTGTTTCTGAAACAGAGGAATCTCCGCAGACTCTTTCTTATCCAGAGACCAATTCAAATCCGTTTTATAATCTAGTTGAAACAGAGAACTCGTCAAGAAATGAGATCATTATGGGAGCTTCTTCTCTGGTCCAGATTTGGGAAGCTAGGTCGCGACCGTCTAGCCCGACTCGAAATCATTTCCTTAttgatagtttattttttgagtCTATCAGTGACGAGGCAAGAAACAACGGTGAAGAAGTAGATAACATTTCAGATTCTTGTGAGAAGGAGAGGGACTCAAGATGTTTACCTCCGTTGGTAAGGATAAGAGGACGGCAAGCATTTGAAGATTTCTTGATGATGATTTTGCGTGAAAGGAAAACGTATCTCAAATGGATCACTGGTCTCACCTTGGTTTCGAAGTTCTCACCTCGTGGATGCGAGCGTCTTCAG taCATGCTTAGGATCAGATCTTTTGAAAGGTGCACCGCGATCCGAGAAAGACATCTGTTTAAATCAGCAAAACGGTCTTCGAGAGGGTCTGGTTTGATGAATCTCAG GTACAATACAAATATCGCTAGTGAAGCTACAACGAGTGAAGATACAAGCAATAAGAATGGTTTAAAGAAACATGAATCTGAGAGCAAAGCTACAGAAGAAGGAGAAGGGTCAGGAGAAACTTCAGAGGAAGGCATTGTAATGGGAAGTGtagaaacaaataatacattgaGTACCGCAGAGAAAGTGAATCTGTGGGACTCTGAGGAGAGAAGCAATATGAGAATAACTATGGGAAAAGCTAAAAGCGAGGGAGAAGCTGCAAGAAGCGGTATTGATGTGGAGGTCACAGAGGTAATCAATATAGACACTAATGGATATAGAGTCAATCCTCAAGACGTTACATCAATGATTAGTTTGGAGAAaaggaaggaagaagaaaatgcGAGTGGCGTATCTAGTGAGAGCCATACTGATGAAATGTTTTCAAAAGACGATGAAGAAACGTCGAAAGACAAGAAGCAAGAAGCATCAGAAACATTGTGTCTAATCCTTGAATCACCAAGATTTCTAAATGGTTGGGTTGAAAATGACATGGTAGGTGAAAATGAATATGAAGATTATAGTGGAGAGAGTGTGAACTATGATTGGGTTAGCCATATATCACGACCACGGAGTTATTGGGACGATCTAAGGAAGGAACGGGAGCTGGAGATCATCAAGAAGCTTTCAAAGAAAGATGATATTTTTCAGAAATTAATCAATGA AAGGACGGTATTTAGCTTCCTGACAAGCGATTTTCGGAAAGAGATTGAAAAAATTCTGATCTCACGGCCACAAAAAGGGTTAGAAGTAAAAGGCAATCATGTGGATGGAGAAGCTAGCGAGGAGTGCTCAGCAGAACACCTAGAGAAACTAAAAGAAAGTGAAACAGAGAATGTTGATCTTGAAAGTGTAGTTGTCTATGATGGTTTCAGCCAAGACTCAGCGAAAAGTACGATGAAAACGTGGAGCTTCGAAGATCATAAACCCTACCCTAATGATCATGAAAATACTTCCTCT ATGATATATGATCTCAGGGAAGAAATTAAAAAGATGCAAAGAGAAATGCTCGAACTAAAAGGCTATGTCAAATCTTGCTTCGATTTCCAGAAATTCAGATCAGCTTCAG CTTCAGATTCTTTGCAAGGAAACTGCTCTGTCTGCTTCGAGAAGCCTATAGACTCGCTTCTCTATAG GTGTGGACATATGTGCACGTGTCTGAAATGTGGCCATGAGCTTCTATGGAGTACTAAAAAATGTCCGATATGTATGGCTCCAATTATAGATGTTGTCAGAGCATTTCTTGATTCTTAG
- the LOC108806689 gene encoding uncharacterized protein LOC108806689: protein MCSSKSKNMNQEAISQINGRPVLQPKSNQVPTLDRRNSLKKSPPKPLIHPIASKLASPRQISLNSPPLSPNLKPIRKLAGHEKPKQAAKPVKLSESTDGGCREVKSLMTVQKQPGSIAAARRQEVAMKQEERKKKTSHYGRVKSVKSNESNLNVEHEKKKRCSFITTSSDPIYVAYHDEEWGVPVHDDNLLFELLVLTGAQVGSDWTSVLKRRNTFREAFSGFEAELVAEFNEKKIQSIVNDYGIGLSQVLAIVDNSKQILKVKRDFGSFNKYIWEFMKHKPFTTEYTSCQKIPVKTSKSETISKDMVRRGFRFVGPTVIHSLMQAAGLTNDHLITCPRHLECKAKAGL, encoded by the exons atgtGTTCCTCAAAATCAAAGAACATGAACCAAGAAGCCATTTCCCAAATCAATGGTCGTCCGGTTCTTCAGCCAAAATCGAACCAAGTTCCCACTTTAGACCGACGCAATTCACTCAAGAAATCCCCTCCTAAACCTTTGATACATCCCATTGCATCAAAGTTAGCGTCACCAAGACAAATATCCCTAAACTCTCCACCTTTGTCTCCCAACTTAAAACCCATAAGAAAACTGGCCGGTCATGAGAAACCTAAACAGGCTGCTAAACCGGTGAAATTATCAGAGAGCACTGATGGTGGCTGCAGAGAGGTTAAGTCCTTGATGACTGTTCAGAAGCAACCTGGAAGTATAGCTGCTGCACGAAGACAAGAGGTTGCTATgaaacaagaagaaagaaagaagaaaacctctcatTATGGTAGAGTAAAATCTGTAAAATCAAACGAAAGTAACTTAAATGTTGAAcatgaaaagaagaagagatgcaGTTTCATCACTACAAGTTCAG ATCCAATCTATGTGGCTTACCATGACGAAGAATGGGGAGTTCCTGTTCATGATGacaa CCTACTGTTTGAGCTTCTGGTGTTAACCGGAGCTCAAGTAGGATCCGACTGGACTTCGGTTTTGAAGAGAAGAAACACTTTTAG AGAGGCTTTCTCTGGTTTCGAAGCAGAGCTTGTCGCAGAGTTTAACGAGAAGAAGATACAGTCGATAGTCAACGACTATGGAATTGGCCTTAGCCAAGTCCTTGCAATTGTTGACAACTCTAAACAAATTCTCAAG GTTAAAAGAGATTTTGGATCATTCAACAAATACATTTGGGAATTCATGAAGCACAAACCGTTTACCACAGAATACACATCTTGCCAAAAGATTCCGGTGAAGACATCAAAATCAGAAACCATAAGCAAAGACATGGTTCGTCGTGGGTTTAGATTCGTTGGCCCGACAGTTATACATTCGTTAATGCAAGCCGCCGGTTTGACCAACGACCATTTGATCACTTGCCCCAGACATCTCGAGTGTAAGGCCAAAGCTGGTCTATAG
- the LOC108808047 gene encoding LOW QUALITY PROTEIN: uncharacterized protein LOC108808047 (The sequence of the model RefSeq protein was modified relative to this genomic sequence to represent the inferred CDS: substituted 1 base at 1 genomic stop codon), giving the protein MAAAVLMPIFSFRDESTHEEIKKKILVKQASMMQSEREISMDPKSITSMSFSGSLKRNDSFNMVLLPAMSPPRDIDAPMPLPLQPVQTNFVNRNLSNSTTNSPKQRSGLMRSLKGKEQDSSWSASFRGSKSYGSTSKRLSLKNSFFIKTESNKSINNNTFEDGLKCNALCLYLPGFGKAKPVRSSRKDGSSSSFTRTTTTTTTSSSSSVTISRTVSVRESTTTTISVRASMEKFGCSSYASESGGEEGRGHSFNLPSELSKSXSGENDHDDPVSAAFVFDKEPIEKEIKGVLKMSCSKNSRSMDSSVRQVRFSTSPAISPRFLEATKNFNAFLEAQAV; this is encoded by the coding sequence ATGGCTGCTGCGGTTCTCATGCCAATCTTTAGCTTCAGAGACGAGAGCACTCATGaggaaataaagaagaagattcTTGTCAAGCAAGCGAGTATGATGCAATCTGAGAGAGAGATATCGATGGACCCGAAATCAATCACATCCATGTCTTTCTCGGGTTCGCTGAAAAGGAACGATAGCTTCAATATGGTTCTCTTACCGGCCATGTCACCTCCTAGAGACATAGATGCACCTATGCCCCTTCCGCTGCAGCCAGTACAGACTAACTTTGTGAACCGTAACCTCTCAAACTCAACCACTAATTCTCCTAAACAACGTTCAGGTCTGATGCGTTCGCTAAAAGGTAAGGAACAAGACTCGTCTTGGTCGGCTTCATTCAGGGGAAGCAAATCTTATGGATCGACGAGCAAGAGACTATCTCTTAAAAACTCTTTCTTCATCAAAACCGAATCGAACAAGAGCATCAACAACAACACATTTGAAGACGGACTCAAATGCAACGCTCTGTGTTTATACCTCCCCGGTTTTGGTAAAGCAAAACCGGTTAGATCATCAAGGAAAgacggttcttcttcttccttcacaCGAACCACTACTACCACCACCACGTCATCATCATCGTCCGTTACCATTTCAAGAACGGTATCCGTCAGAGAATCCACCACAACCACTATCTCTGTTCGAGCTTCAATGGAAAAGTTCGGCTGTAGCTCCTACGCTTCTGAATCCGGAGGAGAAGAAGGTCGAGGTCACTCCTTTAACTTGCCATCCGAGCTAAGCAAGAGCTGATCCGGTGAAAACGACCACGACGATCCAGTTTCAGCAGCTTTCGTGTTTGACAAGGAACCTATTGAGAAAGAGATCAAAGGAGTTTTAAAGATGTCTTGTTCAAAAAACAGTAGATCGATGGATTCTTCGGTTCGTCAGGTTCGGTTCTCCACGTCACCGGCGATCTCACCACGGTTTCTAGAAGCCACCAAGAATTTCAATGCTTTCTTGGAAGCTCAGGCCGTTtga
- the LOC130494673 gene encoding retrovirus-related Pol polyprotein from transposon RE1: MELRPYNTNKLQDRSKRCAFLCYSPTQSAYYCLDTATIGIYTSRHVQFVETEFPFKTEATNAKCSVEKSLVDVPSMNTPISVIPVSRMGSPSNVLHQAPTPQVSPSQSLNSLSSSTSEPTAHSQNELNPMAQPNQMSTEPTAQHKNESQPQAQTQLIAVHNEVSSGVAVKNVPKDILLRKAIHNNMVWIIQRLSVRHKVLDCKATGYYNAFLQGDLTEVVYMMQPPRFVDKDKLHHTLTYVLVYIDDILVTGNNNGFVQQVLTSFAERFSIKDPVDLHYFLGIEATRTTKGVHLMQHKYIRDLLQKPNLTDAKPVSTPLPAQPKLTLLGGTPLTDGLQYRSVVGSLQYLAFTRPDISYAVTLLSQFMHQPTIEHWQAVKRVLCYLAGTTTHGIFLHNNTPITLHAFSDADWAGDIELRIDIPQAHVIYCDNIIATYLCANPEFYSRMKHIALDYHFKRKMIQAGKLRVTHVSTRDQLVDTLRKPLPQSLFNTACSKIGVLELLIRNRDMVFNEVKEGKIPKDRLTLHMLYEENDPLAKFREIQLRRSRSQRSSDENHCTAKSTDTGIDPKEAAKRLNLEWDSAAAIEEAAVDNDDTGVASKAMGYGACT, encoded by the exons ATGGAG TTAAGACCATACAACACCAATAAGCTTCAAGACAGATCAAAGCGATGTGCTTTCCTTTGTTACTCCCCAACACAAAGCGCATACTACTGTCTGGATACTGCCACCATTGGGATATATACATCGAGACATGTTCAGTTTGTTGAGACAGAGTTCCCTTTCAAAACAGAGGCTACTAATGCCAAGTGTAGTGTTGAGAAATCGTTAGTGGATGTGCCTTCTATGAATACACCTATCTCAGTCATACCGGTTTCAAGAATGGGATCCCCGAGCAATGTCCTTCACCAAGCGCCAACACCTCAGGTATCACCATCCCAATCTCttaactctctctcttcttcaacCTCCGAGCCCACGGCTCATTCTCAAAATGAGTTAAACCCCATGGCTCAGCCAAACCAAATGTCCACTGAGCCTACTGCTCAACATAAAAATGAGTCTCAACCCCAGGCTCAGACGCAACTC ATCGCTGTTCACAACGAAGTATCTTCTGGTGTGGCCGTTAAGAACGTCCCAAAGGACATCTTGTTGCGAAAGGCTATACACAACAATATGGTGTGGATTATTCAGAGACTTTCAGTCCG TCACAAAGTCTTGGATTGTAAAGCAACTGGATACTATAATGCATTCCTTCAGGGTGATCTTACGGAAGTTGTTTACATGATGCAGCCTCCTAGATTTGTGGATAAGGACAAACTTCACCAT ACACTGACGTATGTGCTCGTCTACATCGACGATATTCTCGTCACTGGAAATAATAATGGGTTCGTCCAACAAGTTCTCACATCATTTGCTGAGAGATTCTCCATCAAAGACCCGGTGGATCTTCATTACTTTCTTGGAATAGAGGCCACTCGAACTACAAAGGGAGTTCATTTGATGCAACATAAGTACATAAGAGACCTCCTGCAGAAACCCAACTTGACAGATGCCAAACCAGTGTCAACACCGCTGCCTGCTCAACCCAAACTTACACTTCTAGGAGGGACTCCACTAACGGATGGATTACAGTACCGTTCAGTAGTAGGAAGCCTGCAGTATCTTGCATTCACAAGACCTGACATCTCCTATGCTGTAACTCTCCTATCACAGTTTATGCATCAACCAACAATTGAGCACTGGCAAGCTGTGAAACGTGTACTATGCTATCTTGCAGGAACAACAACACATGGTATCTTTCTTCACAATAATACACCTATTACTCTACATGCTTTTTCAGATGCGGACTGGGCCGGCGATATAG AATTACGGATTGACATTCCTCAAGCTCATGTGATCTACTGCGACAATATTATAGCAACATATCTTTGTGCTAATCCGGAATTCTACTCTCGCATGAAGCATATAGCGTTGGACTATCACTTCAAGAGGAAGATGATTCAAGCTGGAAAACTACGTGTAACACATGTCTCTACAAGGGATCAACTCGTTGATACACTTAGGAAGCCATTACCGCAGAGCCTATTCAACACTGCTTGTAGCAAGATTGGA GTATTGGAGCTACTCATAAGGAACAGAGATATGGTGTTCAATGAG GTAAAGGAAGGGAAAATCCCTAAAGATCGTCTCACTCTCCACATGCTCTATGAGGAGAATGATCCGTTGGCCAAATTTAGAg agattcAGCTTAGGag GTCGAGGTCTCAAAGAAGCAGCGACGAAAATCATTGTACAGCGAAATCCACAGACACCGGAATAGATCCAAAAGAAGCAGCCAAGAGACTCAACCTAGAGTGGGATTCAGCTGCTGCAATTGAAGAAGCTGCCGTCGATAATGATGACACTGGAGTAGCCAGCAAAGCAATG GGTTATGGAGCTTGTACTTAG